In the genome of Pontibacter actiniarum, the window CGACGACGAGTTCCTGCTCCACAAAGTGGATAAGTCTTTCTCGGGGAAGGTGAAATTTCTGAAAAATCCTAAAGCTATAGTTTACACTGAGGCGCGTAAAACACTGGTTTCCTTTGTGCAGCAGCGGGTAAGGTGGGCCAGCAAGTGGAAGAGCTACCAAAGTGTGCCGGTGCAGCTGGTGGCGCTGTGTGTTTTCCTGGTCAACTTCCTGCTTTTCCTGGCTATACCGCTGGTGCTGTGGGGCAGCCTGCCGCTAGGGGCCTTTTTGTCTGCGTATGCTGTCAAATTTGCGATCGATTTTTTATTTTTAAGTTTGATCCTGGGCTTTACGGGGCAGCAGAAGTACCTCTGGTACATGCTCCCCCTGCAGCTCGTATACATTCCCTACGTGGTCTTTACAGCTATATTCGGCCTTTTGGGGCACTATCGCTGGAAAGGCCGAAGCATTAGAACCCTATGAGCAACAATGAGTTTGACATACTGGACGAGTTATACTTTGTAACGGCGTACCCCGATTTAAAAAGCACGCTTTCTTTAACCGATAGCGAGCTTTGCGCTGCCCTTCAGTCACTTATACAGCAGGGGTATGTCCGCATCCTGTACCCGGACCAGGATACGGAGCACACGTACGACGAAACCACCTTCGGGCAGCACTGCCAGCAGTACTACTTCCTGGCTACGAAGGCGGGGTTAGTTGTACACAACTCCATTTAAGCCTGCCTAAGCAACCTCTAAAGCCTGCAGGTGCAGCTGAGTCACTTGCCTCTCCGTTCCCGTTAGCCGGGAAGGGAGCAGCTGTAGCTTAAAGTTGTTGTGATGCTTGTCGGGTTAAGGGGTTGACAACAAAATGGATAAGTATGGCTTTAAGCCCTGGTGCAGTCTGCAAAGGGTAGAATTGCGTGTGCGCTAAAAAAGCTCAAAACCTCTGAACAATTTGGCGCCTTTCTAATTTAACAGGTATGCCGCTTTATATCCCTAGCAGTAGGTATTTCATGTGGAGGGGCAGCTGCTTATTTTGGAGGCTGGTTTTGTAGGTAACTTCCTCCTTCCGGAGGGTGTTTTGCAATACGTTTGGTAGTCGTTGCGGTGCCTTGGGTGCACCTCCGGGGGCTGTGCATAAAAGGCGTTGGGCCAGAAAGAGCTGGTGGTTTGGTGGTTACCGCGCCGCGCATTGTTTAGGGGGCAAACTCCAGAACAAGCCGCGCCGCATTATCGTTAACCCCACTGCACCGTGCCTGCGTTAATCGAGCGGAGGCAGCCTTTGAGCCAGCCACGTATGCGTTGCCGTGCAACGTGCGCTGTTGGGGCACCGGAACGCGCGTTCCAGTGGAGGATCGCCCTAAAGTGAGCTTTTATTTGTACTTTTACTTAAGTTTTAGAACAGCTTTTGTTACAGGTTTCCGCCTAAAAGAGCTGACGATCCTAAAAGTTACGATACCGAATGTCTGATATACTAGTACCGAACCCACAGCAGGAGCTTAACCTGAAAAAGCTGGAGCTATCGGCGTTGCTTGAGATTACCCAGGCAATTAACGATAACCTGCCGGAGGGTGCGCTGTACAAAATCTACCGCTTCACGCTGCTGGCCCAGCTGCAGATCAGCCGGCTGACCCTCTTTGTGCATGACGAGGGCTGGCACTGCAAAGTATGCGCTGGCACGGAGCAGGACTTCACAAGGGTGCCGCTCCCCGAGCAGATCCTGCAGGTGAAGGAAATCACCAAGATGTCGAAGCTGCAGGTAGACAAGAAGTGGCGCTGCTTCGATATCGTTATTCCGATCCTGCATAACGGAAAGGTGCTGGCCTTTGTGATGATCGGTAAAATCCAGCCGTACTACAACAACCTGGATGCCCTGAACTTTGTGCAGACGGTGAGTAACATTATGCTGGTGGCCATTGAGAACCACCGGATGGCGCGGCAGCGCCTGGTGCAGGAGTCTATCCGCCGCGAGATTGAGATCGCCCGCGAGGTGCAGTCTATGCTGTTCCCCAAAAGCCTGCCCAACGATACCGACGTAGCCATACACGCGAGCTATATTCCGCACTCCTCCATTGGCGGCGACTACTACGACTTTGTGGAGATCGATGCCGACCAGTTTCTCTTTTGTGTGGCCGATGTGTCGGGCAAAGGAGTGCCGGCCTCGCTGCTGATGTCGAATTTCCAGGCCGGGCTGCGCACGATCCTGCGCCAGAACACCGACCTGAGCACCGTGGTGTCGGAGCTGAATAACCTGATCTACCGCAATGCCATTGCCGAGAAGTTCATCACGACCTTTGTGGCGATCTACAACCGCAGAACCCGGGAGCTGAGCTACGTAAACGCGGGGCATAACGCGCCTATCCTGCTTCACCAGGATAATACGCACCAACTCCTAAACGAGGGCTGCACCATGCTCGGCGTGTTTGACGTGCTGCCGTTCCTGAACGTGGGCAGAGTGCATGTGCCGGAGCAGTCGATCGTGCTGTGCTACACCGACGGCCTGACAGAGGTGTTTGACGAGGACGAGGCGGAGTTCGGCATTGAAGGTACCATCGGCTTTCTGAAGCGCAACCGTTTCCTGAGCTCCAAAATGCTGCACCTGCAACTGCTCCGCGAGATTAACCTCTACAACGAGGAGGCAACCTTCAACGACGATATCACGTTGCTTTCCTGCCGCTTTAAGTAGTTTTAGTAAGCATTTTGATACCTTGCGAAGTCGTTGGTAAAGGGCAGGAAGCGCTTGGCTTCTCCTTTTGCCAGGGATAAGCACACCTAAGCCCAGCATTTTAAGTGATCCGCTTCTATAAGACGCCCTGGCTCCTGAAAAAGCTAATGTCCAGCTGCTACACCTGGCACCGGGAGGTGCAGGGAAAGGTGCTGTACCTTACGTTTGACGATGGCCCGATACCGGAGGTGACGCCGTGGGTGCTGGAGCAGCTGGCAACCTATAAAGCCAAAGCGACCTTCTTTTGTGTAGGCGAAAACCTGGCAAAGCACCCGGCCATTGCCCGGCAGGTGCTGGCGCAGGGCCACCTGCTCGCGAACCACACTTTTAACCACCTGAAAGGCTGGCAGACACCCCTGGAGCAATACGTGCGGAACACCGCTGACTGCCAACAGGAGCTGGAGAAGCTACAGCCAAACGGCGGCAGGCTTTTTCGCCCTCCCTACGGCCGTATCAGCAAAAAGCAGGCGCAGGTGCTGGCTCCGCACTACGAACTCATCATGTGGGATGTGCTCACCAACGATTACGACCGCAGCCTGTCGGCGGAGGAGTGCCTGCGGCAAAGTATAAAAAGCACCCAAAGCGGCAGCATCATCGTATTTCACGACAGCCTAAAGGCGAAGCGCAACATGATGTACGCCCTGCCACGCTATCTGGAGCATTTTACCAGGCTGGGCTACACCTTCGAGACCCTATGATTGTATCGGTAGCCTATTTTATACTTTACTTCTCTCTATTTCTGATACTGCTGGCCCTGCTGGTCTTTAACCGCAAGCGCTATACTTTTAAGCATACCCAGCACCCGCGGGTTAGCATCCTGATTGCGGCCCGCAACGAGGAGCACACGATTCTGCGCTGTCTGCACGCACTGGAGGCGCTGGACTACCCCAAGGGCAAGCTGGAGGTGCTGATAGGCGATGACGCCTCTACCGATAATACCCGCGCAGTGATCGACCGGTTCATCCAGGACAAGCCACACTATACGTGTATCACCGTGACCCACACCCTGGGCAAGGCAAAAGGGAAGGCTAACGTGCTGGCGCACCTGGCCAAGCTGGCCACGACAGAGTATTTCTTTTACACCGATGCCGACATTGCGGTGCCGCCGGAATGGGTAAAGGCCATGCTGGCAGCGCTAACGGAAGAGGTGGGAGTGGTCACAGGCATCACGACGATAGCAGGCGACTCCTTTTTCGCCCGGTTGCAGGCCATGGATTGGCTGTATGTACTGGGGCTGATGCAGGTAGTGTCGGACCTGAGGCTACCGGTTACCGCCATGGGCAACAACATGCTGCTGCGCCGCCGCGCCTATGAGCAGGTGGGGGGCTTCGAAAGTATAGACTTTACCATCACTGAGGATATCGCCATCTTTAACCAGGTGCTCCGGCGCGGCTGGCGCTTCCGAAACATCTACGACCGCCAGGTGCTAGCGCTCTCCACACCGGCTGCTACTTTTAAACTCTTCCTGCACCAGCGCAAGCGCTGGATGCGCGGCTCCATGCACCTGCCCTTCTACATGGCCGTCGTCTTTGTACTCCACTCGGCGTACTACCCGGTTCTGCTGCCCTTCTTCGCGTATACGTCGGTGGGGGTGATGCTTTCCATCTTTGCCTTTAAGCTGCTGCTGCAGAGCCTGTACCTGCACGTTTGCCTGCGCCGCCTCGGCCGCAGCGTCCGCTGGTACATGTACCTTTTCTTCGAGCTATACCTGGTCGTGTCTTCTGTCATACTTATCGTGTACTTCTTCCTGCCGGTTAAAACAGTGTGGAAGGGGCGGAAGTACTAGGGAGATGGCAAGTAGCGCCTGCCCCGGATCTTTCGCCCACGGTACCGGAAAGGATGTCTGGCTGCTGTCTGTTGCCTAACTCCTGGCCGCCTGCAAGTATAAAATTCCTAACTTGCGGCTTAAATCGAAGTAACACACCGTCTCGGCCGTGGGGCCGGCGGTAAAAGATAGCTGATACATGAATTTAGTTGATTCGCACGCACATATTTACGCTGAGAAATTCGATGCTGACCGCGCCGAAGCCATGGAGCGGGCACAGCAGGAGGGGGTAAGTAAAATCTACATGCCCAACATCGACCATACTTCTATTGATGCCATGCTGGAGGCAGAGCAGAAGTATCCGCAGGCTTGCATCCCGATGATGGGCCTGCACCCGACCTCTGTTGACAAGGATTTTGAGCGGGAGCTTTACCTGGTGGAGGAGTGGCTGGATAAGCGCAGCTTTGCCGCCGTGGGAGAGTGCGGCATCGACTTGTACTGGGACAAAACCTTCCTGCCCCAGCAGCAGGAGGCCCTGAAGGTGCAGGTGGAGCTGGCTAAAAAGCACCGCCTGCCGATCGTGCTGCACACCCGCGACTCTTTTAACGAAGCCTATGAGATTGTGGCTGCGGCACAGGATGGTACCCTGACAGGTGTCTTCCACTGTTTCAGCGGCACCGTGGAAGAGGCTGAAAAGGTGAAGGAGCTGGGCTTCCTGATGGGGATCGGCGGTGTGGCGACCTTTAAGAACGGCGGCCTGGATAAGGTGCTGCCGTATGTGCAGCTGGAGGACCTGGTGCTGGAGACCGATTGCCCATACCTGGCGCCAACGCCGCACCGCGGCAAGCGCAATGAGCCCGTGTACCTGCCGCTAATCGCGCAGCGCGTGGCCGACCTGTTGCAGAAGCCGGTGCAGGAAGTGGCAGAAAAGACAACGGCCAATGCGCTTAACCTCTTTAAGCTGTAAGGTATGGAGGTTGTAAAAGTAGATATAGAAACCGCCGCGCCGCTTCACCCCGAGGCGTCCATACTTATCATTTACACCGGCGGTACCGTCGGGATGGTGTTTGATGAAAAGGAGAAGCACCTGGTGCCTTTTAACTTCTCACAGATACTGGACCATGTGCCGGAGCTGCGTCAGTTTAACTATCTGGTTACCGTGCTGAACATTGAGCCGGCCATAGACTCGTCTAACGTATCGGTGCAGGACTGGCTGATGCTCGCAAGCCTGATAGAGGAGAACTACAGCAAGTATGATGGCTTTGTGGTGCTGCACGGCACCGACACCATGGCCTACTCTGCCTCTGCCATGAGTTACCTGCTGGAGAACCTGCAGAAGCCCGTTATCTTTACCGGGGCACAGGTGCCGATTGGCCGCATTCGCACCGATGCGCGCGAAAACCTGATCACGGCCCTGCAGATTGCCGCTACCAGGCAGGATGGTAAAAGCGTGGTGCCGGAGGTGTGTATTTACTTCCGGAATCTGCTGCTGCGCGGCAATCGCTCGAAAAAGGTAGAGAGCAGCCACTTCGATGCCTTCAAGTCCGATAACTACCCTCCGCTGGCCGAAACAGGCATCGACATAGAGTACAGCCACGAGAACATTCTGCCGCACCCGGAGCAAGCTTTAATAGTGCACAACCGCATGAGTGACAAAGTAGCCATTCTGAAGCTGTTTCCGGGCATAACGAAGCAGGTGGTGCAGAGCATCCTGCAAGCGCCCGACCTTCGGGGCGTGGTTATGGAAACTTTCGGCTCCGGTAACGCTCCTTCCACGCCTTGGTTCCTGGAGCTCCTGCAGGACGCCCTGCAACGCGGCGTGCACATCCTGAACGTGTCGCAGTGTGACGAAGGCCGTGTAATCCAGGGGCAGTACGAAACAAGTAAGTACCTGCTAAACATGGGAGTAGTGGGTGGAGCCGACATTACAACGGAAGCGGCTATCGCCAAACTGATGTTTGTGCTGGGGCAGGGGCTGGACCATGAACAGACCCGGATGCTGTTGTGCCAGAACCTGCGCGGGGAAATTAGTTTGTAGGTGCTGTGAAAGTATAAGTGCTGCAAACTTGCAGAAGTGGTGCAGATTGTTCTATATTTGCACCACAATAGAGAGTTGTCCGAGTGGTCGAAGGAGCACGCCTGGAAAGTGTGTATACCCCAAAAGGGTATCAAGGGTTCGAATCCCTTACTCTCTGCCGGTAGTGATACCCAAATCAGCTAAAAGCCTGCAAACACATCGTTTGCAGGCTTTTTTTGTTTTATCCTTTCCTAACCTTAGCTTCTCTCCAGCCTGAGGAGGCTGGCTTTCTTTATTCATTCTCCATGTAAGGCTGTCAGTTGAAGATAAGCACTTTCTCCTCGGGCAGGAGCAGGTAGCCGTAGTAGAAGTGGTAGTTGTTGCCGCCCTGGGTGCGGTAGAGGTGGGTGAAATGCCGAAAGCCAAAACCGGAGACCTGGAGTACTTGCCTTCTGATTGTAATTTTCCCTTGCGGGCTGGCTTGCCGGAGGATGTGGCGGTTCTTTTGCAGCATCACGTTTATGCTGCGCATTAGCTGTTCCCTCTCGTCCTTAAACTTGCGCTTATTACCGGCTGCCGCCCGGCACTGGTCGGAGCAGAATCTCTTGTCTGAGCTTCCTGCCAAAAGGCTGCCGCACTGCAGGCATTCCCTTCCGTCTTCTTCCATGTTTTGCTACACTAGCCGTACCCTTACGGTTATATTCTGGTACTTAGGGAACTGTACGGGTAGTTTCCGGCTGAAAGTTAGAAAGGTGTGCTATTAGGCCCATAAACCAAGCACGAGCGATATCTATCACATTTCTTCGCAGCCGGTTATCTCTCTAAACGCTTTGGAACATGAAGGCCAATCATTTATCCGCATCTGACACAAACCATAGGCTGGAAAGCCTTGGCAGCCCACTTGATAATCTGTAGGAATATAATATATTTAGCTTTAAATTGTATAGGAGATGAACCCGAAACAACTTTGCCTGAAAATTGAAGGTTGTGGAAGTAAGGTTCTGTATACTCCAGCCAAAGGGCTAATAACCGGAGGAGTTCCTTATATACAGTAGTTGGTGGTAATAATAACTATAAAGTAAATGCCCGTTTTGAATGATAAGGAATGTAACGAGTTAAATCCCCTTAACCTGATTATCGTTGCGTTTTATAAAAGATATATAAGAAGTGAAGAACACGCACTTAGTGCTTTTTGGGCTAAAATGGTAATGGGCTTTTGTTTAACCATACATCTTTTCACACTTTGGGAAATAGTTGTTGCAATCTTTGGGATGTATAGTTTAAGAAGGTCTATCGTTGAACACTACTTGATATTCCTCATCTTGGGTGTTTGGGTTGGGATGACCTATTTTGTACATAAGTTGACAGTCCCCAATCAGGTGCTTAGGGATATACACTTACATGAAGAAGAATACTTACAAGGACAAAAACTTGGCTGGTTTCATTTGGCTTTTAGCGGTGGATTAACCATTTTGTTTTTACTGCTAACAAAGCCACACCTAAAAATATAAAAATTACTACCACCAACACGGCACAGGCTCCATACTCGGTTATGCCTCGTTCGTAGCCTGTACTAAACGTTAGCAGTAAGCCAAAAGAAATAAATAATGGATGTAATCGCAAAATTTGCCAACAGATTTGTACAACGTCACATTAACGGACGAATAAGAAATTATGATGAAGTTATCGAAGCAGCAAAAGAACAGCTTTATACTATAGATAACCGATTGGATAAGATAAAATTTCTCAACATCATACTTGAGGGAAATAATATAGTGTATGACCAACACAAACCCAATTGTACTGCACCAGATACTTGCCATATAAATTTAGCTCATGAATCCATTACTTACTTCTTGGCTCAGGAGTTAGCTAGACTTGGTGTTCAGCTAAATGAGGACACTTTTACAATTGAAGAAGAGGGATCAGCTGAAGCCAAACTAGATACAATAATAAAAGACTTAGGAGAATTAAAATTGGGGTATCAAATAATATATGATGATTTAAAGAAGGAACTTGAGGAACTAAAGGGACTGTATTTTCTAGGCAAGAAAAAATGGCATCAACTTTTTGCTGGTAAATGCTTGGATATGGTTGCAGGTGGTGTAATTAGCGAAACCGTTTCAAAAAAAATAATAACTGCTTTAGAGCCAGCATTTACAAGAGTTATAGAAAGTTAAAAGCCCTACTGCTAACAAAACCTAAACCTCAGCCTTCGGCCGAAGGCCCACACCACCTCATAGCCAAGACCTTTAGGCAAAAAACAAAATAATGAAGTACACAAGACAGTTCTTTCTCCTTCTGTTACTTATTTCTTTATCAGTACAAGCTCAGGAAAAAAACCAGAGGCATTCGGCTTCCGACACCTGCAAACTCTTTATAAGCAGGATACAGTAGATATTCTGGTGCTCTCGAAGAAAGGAGAGGAGGAAAAGGAGAAGCCGCTGTTCCTCTTCGTGCAGGGCTCGCTTCCAAAGCCGCTCATCATACTTCGGGAGAATGGAAAGCCGTACATGGTGTTTCCCTTTGAAACGAGTCAACTGTTGGACGACTACCACCTTGCCATTATCAGCAGTCCGGATGTGCCGCTTATACTCGAGGCAAAAAAGCTACGGAGCGATATGGCCTACGTTGAGCCTGAGACTAATACCTTTCCGAAAGGCTACGTTATACGTGCAAACCTGGGCTATTATACAGCGCGCGATAAAGCAGTTATTAAGTACCTGAAAAAGCAGAGCTGGATTAATGGGGAGAAAGTTGTTGTTGCCGGGCATTCAGAAGGCGCAGCCGTGGCAGCCGGTCTAGCCGAGGCATCAAAGGACGTGACTCACCTTATCTTCTCCGGGACCAACCCTTTCGGTAGGATGGCGACCATTATCTCCCAGCTGAGGCAGCATGACGACGCAACGGGTACAGCTACAGAAAAGCAGTTTCAGTTCTGGGAGGAACTGGTGAAGGACCCTGAGAACAACAGCATCCAGGGGGAGGTAACCTACAAGTCCGTTTACAGCTTCTCTGTTCCTCCGATAGAGTCGTTGCGCAAACTGAAAATACCTGTCTTGGTGGCATACGGCACAAAAGACATGGCAGCCCCTTTCTTCGATTACATGCGCCTGGAGGCGATCCGCGATAAGAAAAAGAACTTTACATTTATGCCTTACGTGGGGCGTGAGCATAACTTCTTCGGCTTCGACAG includes:
- a CDS encoding PP2C family protein-serine/threonine phosphatase produces the protein MSDILVPNPQQELNLKKLELSALLEITQAINDNLPEGALYKIYRFTLLAQLQISRLTLFVHDEGWHCKVCAGTEQDFTRVPLPEQILQVKEITKMSKLQVDKKWRCFDIVIPILHNGKVLAFVMIGKIQPYYNNLDALNFVQTVSNIMLVAIENHRMARQRLVQESIRREIEIAREVQSMLFPKSLPNDTDVAIHASYIPHSSIGGDYYDFVEIDADQFLFCVADVSGKGVPASLLMSNFQAGLRTILRQNTDLSTVVSELNNLIYRNAIAEKFITTFVAIYNRRTRELSYVNAGHNAPILLHQDNTHQLLNEGCTMLGVFDVLPFLNVGRVHVPEQSIVLCYTDGLTEVFDEDEAEFGIEGTIGFLKRNRFLSSKMLHLQLLREINLYNEEATFNDDITLLSCRFK
- a CDS encoding polysaccharide deacetylase family protein codes for the protein MIRFYKTPWLLKKLMSSCYTWHREVQGKVLYLTFDDGPIPEVTPWVLEQLATYKAKATFFCVGENLAKHPAIARQVLAQGHLLANHTFNHLKGWQTPLEQYVRNTADCQQELEKLQPNGGRLFRPPYGRISKKQAQVLAPHYELIMWDVLTNDYDRSLSAEECLRQSIKSTQSGSIIVFHDSLKAKRNMMYALPRYLEHFTRLGYTFETL
- a CDS encoding glycosyltransferase — its product is MIVSVAYFILYFSLFLILLALLVFNRKRYTFKHTQHPRVSILIAARNEEHTILRCLHALEALDYPKGKLEVLIGDDASTDNTRAVIDRFIQDKPHYTCITVTHTLGKAKGKANVLAHLAKLATTEYFFYTDADIAVPPEWVKAMLAALTEEVGVVTGITTIAGDSFFARLQAMDWLYVLGLMQVVSDLRLPVTAMGNNMLLRRRAYEQVGGFESIDFTITEDIAIFNQVLRRGWRFRNIYDRQVLALSTPAATFKLFLHQRKRWMRGSMHLPFYMAVVFVLHSAYYPVLLPFFAYTSVGVMLSIFAFKLLLQSLYLHVCLRRLGRSVRWYMYLFFELYLVVSSVILIVYFFLPVKTVWKGRKY
- a CDS encoding TatD family hydrolase, which translates into the protein MNLVDSHAHIYAEKFDADRAEAMERAQQEGVSKIYMPNIDHTSIDAMLEAEQKYPQACIPMMGLHPTSVDKDFERELYLVEEWLDKRSFAAVGECGIDLYWDKTFLPQQQEALKVQVELAKKHRLPIVLHTRDSFNEAYEIVAAAQDGTLTGVFHCFSGTVEEAEKVKELGFLMGIGGVATFKNGGLDKVLPYVQLEDLVLETDCPYLAPTPHRGKRNEPVYLPLIAQRVADLLQKPVQEVAEKTTANALNLFKL
- a CDS encoding asparaginase — translated: MEVVKVDIETAAPLHPEASILIIYTGGTVGMVFDEKEKHLVPFNFSQILDHVPELRQFNYLVTVLNIEPAIDSSNVSVQDWLMLASLIEENYSKYDGFVVLHGTDTMAYSASAMSYLLENLQKPVIFTGAQVPIGRIRTDARENLITALQIAATRQDGKSVVPEVCIYFRNLLLRGNRSKKVESSHFDAFKSDNYPPLAETGIDIEYSHENILPHPEQALIVHNRMSDKVAILKLFPGITKQVVQSILQAPDLRGVVMETFGSGNAPSTPWFLELLQDALQRGVHILNVSQCDEGRVIQGQYETSKYLLNMGVVGGADITTEAAIAKLMFVLGQGLDHEQTRMLLCQNLRGEISL
- a CDS encoding alpha/beta hydrolase family protein, with the translated sequence MLSKKGEEEKEKPLFLFVQGSLPKPLIILRENGKPYMVFPFETSQLLDDYHLAIISSPDVPLILEAKKLRSDMAYVEPETNTFPKGYVIRANLGYYTARDKAVIKYLKKQSWINGEKVVVAGHSEGAAVAAGLAEASKDVTHLIFSGTNPFGRMATIISQLRQHDDATGTATEKQFQFWEELVKDPENNSIQGEVTYKSVYSFSVPPIESLRKLKIPVLVAYGTKDMAAPFFDYMRLEAIRDKKKNFTFMPYVGREHNFFGFDSSGNINYDDFGWDRVAQDWKHGLMRNSASLTKSLSDER